The following proteins are encoded in a genomic region of Vigna radiata var. radiata cultivar VC1973A unplaced genomic scaffold, Vradiata_ver6 scaffold_7, whole genome shotgun sequence:
- the LOC106753681 gene encoding protein tesmin/TSO1-like CXC 2 isoform X2: MISRAWCSDKSVPQLIKGLEIGNCLFTYVRITRCTITLNCTFGRRGGFVEQSCKRCNCKKSKCLKLYSECFAAGVYCIEPCSCQDCHEDTVFQTRKQIESQNPLAFAPKVIRSSDSVLEIGDDPNKTPASARHKRGRNCKKSICLKKYCECYQGGVGCSIGCRCEGCKNAFGRKGSAPVSIETEQEETEATDKGMAEKASQKTEIQNTEDHPDSATVSTPLRLSRRNQEN, translated from the exons ATGATTTCAAGAGCATGGTGCAGTGATAAATCTGTACCTCAGTTGATTAAAGGTCTTGAAATTGGAAACTGCCTCTTTACATATGTCAGAATTACGCGGTGTACAATAACCCTCAATTGTACCTTTGGACGGCGAG GGGGGTTCGTCGAGCAAAGTTGTAAACGCTGCAACTGCAAGAAGTCAAAGTGTTTGAAGCT TTACAGCGAGTGCTTTGCTGCTGGTGTCTACTGCATAGAACCCTGCTCCTGTCAGGATTGCCATGAAGACACTGTTTTTCAAACTCGCAAGCAGATTGAATCTCAAAACCCTCTTGCATTTGCTCCTAAAGTCATCAGAAGTTCTGATTCTGTTCTTGAAATCGGG GATGATCCAAATAAAACTCCGGCCTCAGCACGACACAAAAGAGGACGCAACTGCAAAAAATCCATCTGCCTAAAGAAATATTGTGAATGTTATCAG GGTGGTGTCGGTTGCTCCATTGGCTGTAGATGTGAAGGATGCAAGAATGCTTTCGGCAGAAAAG GTTCTGCTCCTGTAAGCATAGAAACAGAGCAAGAAGAAACGGAAGCTACTGACAAGGGTATGGCAGAAAAAGCTTCACAGAAAACTGAAATTCAGAACACTGAAGATCATCCGGATTCTGCTACTGTGTCAACACCATTACGACTCTCCAG GAGAAATCAGGAGAATTGA
- the LOC106753681 gene encoding protein tesmin/TSO1-like CXC 2 isoform X1 codes for MISRAWCSDKSVPQLIKGLEIGNCLFTYVRITRCTITLNCTFGRRGGFVEQSCKRCNCKKSKCLKLYSECFAAGVYCIEPCSCQDCHEDTVFQTRKQIESQNPLAFAPKVIRSSDSVLEIGDDPNKTPASARHKRGRNCKKSICLKKYCECYQGGVGCSIGCRCEGCKNAFGRKGSAPVSIETEQEETEATDKGMAEKASQKTEIQNTEDHPDSATVSTPLRLSRFEVLNFLSNCSFLDRF; via the exons ATGATTTCAAGAGCATGGTGCAGTGATAAATCTGTACCTCAGTTGATTAAAGGTCTTGAAATTGGAAACTGCCTCTTTACATATGTCAGAATTACGCGGTGTACAATAACCCTCAATTGTACCTTTGGACGGCGAG GGGGGTTCGTCGAGCAAAGTTGTAAACGCTGCAACTGCAAGAAGTCAAAGTGTTTGAAGCT TTACAGCGAGTGCTTTGCTGCTGGTGTCTACTGCATAGAACCCTGCTCCTGTCAGGATTGCCATGAAGACACTGTTTTTCAAACTCGCAAGCAGATTGAATCTCAAAACCCTCTTGCATTTGCTCCTAAAGTCATCAGAAGTTCTGATTCTGTTCTTGAAATCGGG GATGATCCAAATAAAACTCCGGCCTCAGCACGACACAAAAGAGGACGCAACTGCAAAAAATCCATCTGCCTAAAGAAATATTGTGAATGTTATCAG GGTGGTGTCGGTTGCTCCATTGGCTGTAGATGTGAAGGATGCAAGAATGCTTTCGGCAGAAAAG GTTCTGCTCCTGTAAGCATAGAAACAGAGCAAGAAGAAACGGAAGCTACTGACAAGGGTATGGCAGAAAAAGCTTCACAGAAAACTGAAATTCAGAACACTGAAGATCATCCGGATTCTGCTACTGTGTCAACACCATTACGACTCTCCAGGTTTGAAGTGCTGAATTTTCTTAGTAACTGTTCATTTCTAGATCgtttttag